Proteins from a single region of Acidianus ambivalens:
- the ppsA gene encoding pyruvate, water dikinase: MIELAGGKGANLGELVSFDIRVPPGFVITSKAYSYFISYNNLELKIKSILEEKDSATASEEIKKLIISSRVPPDLENAILSSYDELAKKVGKEILVAVRSSATAEDIENASFAGQQDTYLNVSRSELIQKVKEVWASLFNERAIEYRKTKGIDSTKVEMAVVVQKMVNSRSAGVMFTLHPATGDSRYIVIESSWGLGEAVVGGKVTPDEIVIEKSTLRIVEKRVSHKILKYVYNPQKKANEEVDLSNSPEADKISISDEEAIELAKLALKIEEHYKRPMDIEWAIDADLKFPDNVFIVQARPETFWSSKKATKEEKEVTSVENRKVLVKGLAASPGIASGIARVILDVKEAGNFKKGDILVTRMTDPDWVPIMKIASAIVTDEGGITSHAAIVSRELGIPAIVGTKEATKVIKDGQEITVDATRGIVYEGRIVEEVEEQKPQVAQGISGISRDTLMSLYPITATKIYMNLGQPDVIDKYVDLPFDGIGLMRIEFIVSEWIKYHPLYLIKIGKPEEFVNKLADGVARVATAIYPRPVVVRFSDFKTNEYRRLIGGEEFEPEERNPMLGWRGVSRYVSPQYEPAFRLEVRAIRKVREEMGLKNVWVMFPFVRTEWELKKALKIMEEEGLQRSKDFKVWIMAEVPSVIVLADVFAKIIDGFSIGSNDLAQLTLGVDRDSEILGRMGYYDERDPAVLRSMKKLIRIAHKYGATVSICGQAPSVYPEVAEFLVRAGIDSISVNPDAVISTRRNVASIEQKIMLEKLRK; this comes from the coding sequence ATGATAGAACTCGCTGGGGGCAAGGGGGCTAATTTAGGTGAATTAGTGAGTTTTGATATAAGGGTTCCTCCAGGTTTTGTTATAACATCTAAAGCTTATTCTTATTTTATCTCGTATAATAATTTAGAACTAAAGATTAAGTCTATTTTAGAAGAAAAGGATTCTGCAACCGCTAGTGAAGAAATTAAAAAATTAATAATTTCGTCTCGAGTTCCTCCAGATCTTGAGAATGCGATTCTTTCTTCTTATGATGAGTTAGCAAAAAAAGTTGGTAAAGAGATTTTAGTTGCAGTGAGATCATCTGCTACTGCAGAAGATATAGAAAATGCTAGCTTTGCAGGTCAACAAGATACTTATCTTAATGTGAGTAGGAGTGAACTTATTCAAAAAGTAAAAGAAGTTTGGGCTAGCTTATTCAATGAAAGGGCTATAGAATATAGAAAAACTAAAGGAATAGATTCAACAAAAGTAGAAATGGCAGTTGTTGTTCAGAAGATGGTTAATTCTAGGTCAGCTGGAGTAATGTTTACTTTGCATCCTGCAACTGGAGATTCTAGATACATTGTTATAGAATCGTCTTGGGGATTAGGAGAAGCGGTAGTAGGCGGTAAGGTAACTCCAGATGAGATAGTTATAGAAAAATCCACATTAAGAATAGTAGAAAAGAGAGTATCTCATAAAATTTTAAAATATGTATACAATCCCCAAAAGAAGGCTAACGAGGAGGTAGACTTAAGTAATTCGCCAGAAGCGGATAAAATAAGCATTTCTGATGAGGAAGCAATAGAATTGGCAAAGCTTGCACTTAAGATTGAAGAGCATTATAAAAGGCCTATGGATATAGAGTGGGCCATAGACGCTGATCTTAAATTCCCAGATAATGTTTTTATTGTTCAAGCAAGACCCGAGACTTTCTGGAGCTCTAAGAAAGCTACTAAAGAAGAAAAAGAGGTAACTAGCGTAGAAAATAGAAAAGTCTTAGTTAAAGGTCTTGCAGCAAGTCCTGGTATAGCAAGCGGTATAGCTAGGGTAATTCTTGATGTAAAAGAGGCTGGGAATTTCAAGAAGGGAGATATACTAGTTACTAGAATGACGGATCCCGACTGGGTACCTATAATGAAAATAGCATCAGCAATTGTAACTGACGAGGGAGGTATAACTAGTCATGCGGCTATAGTTTCTAGAGAGCTAGGAATTCCAGCAATAGTAGGTACTAAAGAAGCTACCAAAGTAATAAAAGATGGACAAGAGATTACAGTAGACGCTACTAGAGGAATAGTTTATGAGGGAAGGATTGTAGAAGAGGTAGAGGAACAAAAGCCTCAAGTCGCTCAAGGAATAAGCGGAATAAGTAGAGATACTCTAATGAGTCTATATCCCATCACTGCTACTAAGATTTACATGAATTTAGGTCAACCTGATGTGATAGACAAATACGTTGATCTTCCCTTTGATGGAATTGGTTTAATGAGAATAGAATTTATAGTATCAGAATGGATTAAATATCATCCACTTTATCTTATAAAAATAGGTAAGCCGGAGGAGTTTGTAAATAAGCTAGCGGATGGAGTAGCAAGAGTGGCTACTGCAATTTATCCTAGGCCAGTAGTTGTTAGGTTTTCAGACTTTAAGACTAATGAATATAGAAGACTTATAGGTGGAGAAGAATTTGAACCTGAAGAAAGAAATCCAATGCTTGGGTGGAGAGGAGTATCTAGGTATGTTAGTCCCCAGTATGAGCCTGCATTCAGACTAGAAGTTAGAGCTATAAGAAAAGTTAGGGAAGAAATGGGCCTAAAGAACGTTTGGGTAATGTTCCCATTTGTTAGGACAGAATGGGAACTTAAAAAAGCATTAAAAATCATGGAAGAGGAAGGATTACAGAGGTCTAAAGACTTTAAAGTCTGGATAATGGCTGAAGTGCCTTCAGTAATAGTATTAGCCGACGTGTTTGCGAAAATTATCGATGGTTTTAGCATAGGTAGTAATGATTTGGCACAATTAACTCTTGGAGTAGATAGAGACTCTGAAATTCTAGGAAGGATGGGATATTATGATGAAAGAGATCCAGCAGTATTACGCTCAATGAAGAAGTTAATAAGAATAGCTCACAAATACGGTGCCACAGTATCTATATGCGGTCAAGCTCCTAGTGTTTATCCAGAAGTTGCTGAGTTTCTAGTTAGAGCTGGAATTGATAGCATAAGTGTAAATCCTGATGCCGTGATATCAACTAGAAGAAACGTTGCTAGCATAGAACAAAAGATCATGCTTGAGAAACTGAGGAAATAA
- a CDS encoding N-(5'-phosphoribosyl)anthranilate isomerase: MTIKLKICGISTISDILELSKMNIDYLGFVTDTISKRYVKDEFINIAKKISEKPIVSVKVNGKISELIEKAKYADLLQIHRVLSDSELEELNSYDKRIILYVPASEKYLAYLNKAIRYSDMILLDSPKKGVQIDLNFARKIAKEYDVGIGGGININNIDKVIEIDPKWIDISSGVEVYPGKKDTQKVIEIVRRVKV, encoded by the coding sequence GTGACAATTAAATTAAAAATTTGTGGAATATCTACGATTAGCGATATCTTAGAGCTATCTAAGATGAATATAGATTATCTTGGGTTTGTTACTGACACTATAAGTAAAAGATATGTAAAGGACGAGTTCATTAATATTGCTAAAAAAATTTCAGAGAAGCCTATTGTTTCTGTTAAAGTAAATGGAAAAATTTCTGAATTAATCGAAAAAGCGAAATATGCCGACCTACTACAGATACATAGAGTCCTAAGTGATTCTGAGCTAGAAGAGTTAAACTCATATGATAAGAGGATCATATTATACGTTCCTGCTAGTGAAAAGTATTTAGCATACTTAAATAAGGCAATTCGTTATTCAGACATGATATTATTAGATTCCCCTAAGAAAGGAGTTCAGATAGATCTAAATTTTGCTAGAAAAATAGCAAAAGAATACGATGTAGGTATTGGTGGCGGGATAAATATAAATAATATTGATAAAGTGATAGAAATTGACCCAAAGTGGATAGATATTTCAAGTGGAGTTGAAGTATATCCTGGAAAGAAAGATACGCAAAAAGTAATAGAAATAGTGAGGCGTGTTAAAGTATGA
- a CDS encoding anthranilate synthase component I, whose product MNVYPITSFAQPYEVFKCVRANEDFAALLESVSGPQNKARYSIIAWGKKDYLSSEYSEDIADKLYSISTYGGFSIPEFNAYIGYVSYDAVRNWETVKDIKPVAESWPNGEFFLPENVIIYDHNSAKVYVNGDIPGISSCGEIGDIKFSGYDQSMNKNEFEDAVNEILEYIRNGYAFQVVLSRFYRFTFKGDLMKFYYNLRKINPSPYMFYLKFKERELIGSSPELLFSVQNGVVESYPIAGTRPRGSTPEEDFELEQELLSSEKEKAEHLMLVDLARNDIGKVCYPGTVKVPDFMYIEKYSYVQHIVSRVIGTLKKGFTPVDVLKSTFPAGTVSGAPKPMAMNIIETLEPFKRGPYAGAVGFISKDSAEFAISIRSAFVNKDLFRIQAGAGIVYDSIPEMEYFETEHKMRALKVAMGVKNGLDFDN is encoded by the coding sequence ATGAATGTGTATCCTATAACTTCCTTTGCTCAACCATACGAAGTTTTCAAATGTGTAAGAGCAAATGAGGATTTTGCTGCTCTTTTAGAGAGCGTTAGTGGACCTCAAAATAAAGCAAGATACAGTATAATAGCATGGGGCAAGAAAGATTATTTGAGCTCTGAGTATTCAGAAGATATTGCAGATAAGCTTTATTCAATTTCAACGTATGGAGGTTTTTCAATTCCAGAATTTAATGCGTATATTGGTTATGTGTCTTACGATGCTGTTAGGAACTGGGAAACTGTTAAAGATATTAAACCAGTAGCAGAATCGTGGCCTAACGGAGAATTTTTCTTACCAGAGAACGTTATAATATATGATCATAATAGTGCGAAAGTCTATGTTAATGGTGATATACCTGGAATTTCTAGCTGCGGAGAAATAGGTGATATAAAATTCTCTGGCTATGACCAATCTATGAATAAAAATGAATTTGAAGATGCTGTAAATGAGATCTTAGAATATATTAGGAACGGCTATGCTTTTCAAGTAGTACTTTCTAGGTTTTATAGATTCACATTTAAAGGTGACTTAATGAAATTCTATTATAATCTTAGGAAAATTAATCCGTCTCCTTATATGTTTTATCTTAAATTTAAGGAAAGAGAACTTATAGGTTCCAGCCCAGAGTTGCTTTTTTCTGTACAAAACGGCGTTGTAGAGTCTTATCCTATAGCTGGGACTAGACCTAGAGGAAGCACTCCAGAAGAGGATTTTGAACTAGAACAAGAACTTCTTTCTTCGGAAAAAGAAAAAGCTGAACATTTAATGCTAGTGGATTTAGCTAGGAACGATATAGGTAAAGTTTGTTATCCGGGTACAGTAAAGGTTCCAGATTTCATGTATATAGAGAAATATAGTTATGTTCAGCATATAGTGAGCAGAGTAATAGGTACTTTGAAAAAAGGATTTACGCCAGTTGATGTGCTTAAGTCGACATTTCCTGCTGGCACAGTGAGCGGTGCCCCAAAGCCTATGGCTATGAATATTATAGAAACTTTAGAACCATTTAAGAGAGGCCCTTATGCAGGCGCAGTAGGTTTTATATCTAAAGATTCTGCAGAGTTTGCAATTTCTATTAGATCAGCCTTTGTCAATAAAGACTTATTTAGAATACAAGCTGGCGCTGGTATAGTGTATGATTCTATTCCTGAGATGGAGTATTTTGAAACTGAGCATAAAATGAGGGCATTAAAAGTCGCTATGGGTGTTAAAAATGGACTTGACTTTGATAATTGA
- the trpC gene encoding indole-3-glycerol phosphate synthase TrpC, producing MVRFLTGWLKDVVNNAYSRPYVHKIRDKPVFSLIDAIRKVKEENKNPIIAEYKRASPSGFSADRDPIEYAKEMERSGAVGISVLTEDKFFSGSYDYLFIISHTVKIPVLMKDFVVTERQIDNAYNLGADSILLIVRILTERELESLILYARSYRLEPLVEIFDENELEIALNAGAKIIGVNSRDLLTFTIDQERVKRVLRKIPSNVIRVAESGITSKEQIEELKKYGADAFLIGSSLMKEPSKIKELI from the coding sequence ATGGTTAGATTCCTAACTGGCTGGTTAAAAGATGTAGTTAATAATGCATATAGCAGACCTTATGTTCATAAAATTAGAGATAAGCCAGTCTTCTCATTAATTGATGCGATAAGAAAAGTAAAAGAAGAAAATAAGAACCCTATCATAGCAGAATATAAAAGAGCTTCTCCTTCTGGATTTTCTGCAGATAGAGATCCTATAGAATACGCAAAAGAAATGGAAAGATCAGGTGCTGTAGGAATTAGCGTGTTAACTGAAGATAAATTTTTTTCTGGTTCATACGATTATTTATTTATAATATCTCATACTGTTAAAATTCCAGTTTTAATGAAAGATTTTGTGGTCACTGAAAGGCAAATAGATAACGCATACAACTTAGGTGCTGATAGTATTTTGCTTATAGTTAGAATTTTAACTGAGAGAGAACTCGAAAGCTTGATACTTTATGCAAGGTCGTATAGATTAGAGCCTTTAGTAGAAATTTTTGATGAAAATGAACTAGAAATAGCATTAAACGCAGGTGCAAAAATTATTGGCGTTAATTCTAGAGATTTGCTTACATTTACCATTGATCAAGAAAGGGTGAAAAGAGTCTTGAGAAAAATTCCATCAAACGTTATAAGAGTAGCCGAAAGCGGTATAACTTCTAAGGAACAAATAGAAGAACTAAAAAAATACGGTGCAGATGCTTTTCTAATAGGAAGTTCCCTAATGAAAGAACCAAGTAAAATTAAAGAATTAATTTAG
- the trpD gene encoding anthranilate phosphoribosyltransferase, producing the protein MNFKEILEKITDRQDLSANEAELIANSIMKGEIPELISAAILSSLKTKGEAPEEIIGFVRSMRANAVKVDLGDVIDTAGTGGDGLGTINVSTATAIVISQVCRVAKHGNRAASSKSGSADFLETIGYNINVTPEKAKELISKDNFVFLFAQLYHPAMKNVATVRKTLGIRTIFNFLGPLTNPAMAKKQVMGIFAKKFMDKIATAALSLSYDKLLIIHGEPGMDEVSPLGVTTIYEIKGNNIDKYEFNFAEIIKYKPKISELLTNDSKESVIKVLRAFAGKDKAVEEFIKVNSAVALYSCGRVKDFKDGYEYSSQLISTSLNKLTDIISHNGNLSIFKNFMAMISDN; encoded by the coding sequence ATGAATTTTAAAGAGATTTTAGAAAAAATAACTGATAGACAAGATCTAAGCGCAAACGAAGCGGAATTGATTGCAAACTCAATAATGAAAGGCGAAATTCCAGAATTAATCTCAGCTGCAATTTTATCATCTCTTAAAACTAAGGGTGAAGCTCCTGAAGAGATAATAGGGTTTGTAAGATCAATGAGAGCTAATGCAGTAAAAGTTGATTTAGGTGACGTAATTGACACTGCCGGTACTGGAGGAGATGGCTTAGGAACAATCAATGTAAGTACTGCTACCGCAATTGTTATAAGTCAAGTTTGTAGGGTAGCAAAGCATGGTAATAGGGCTGCTAGTAGTAAGAGCGGTAGTGCAGATTTCTTAGAAACTATTGGTTATAATATAAATGTAACTCCAGAAAAAGCCAAAGAACTGATTTCTAAGGATAATTTTGTGTTTCTATTCGCGCAACTTTATCATCCAGCAATGAAGAACGTGGCAACTGTAAGGAAAACTCTTGGAATTAGAACAATATTCAATTTTCTAGGTCCATTAACAAATCCTGCTATGGCGAAAAAACAAGTTATGGGAATATTCGCAAAGAAATTTATGGATAAGATAGCTACAGCCGCGCTTTCTCTTTCTTACGATAAGCTTTTAATAATTCATGGAGAGCCTGGAATGGATGAAGTAAGTCCTTTGGGCGTTACTACAATATATGAGATTAAAGGTAATAATATTGATAAATACGAATTTAACTTTGCAGAGATTATAAAATATAAACCAAAAATCTCAGAATTGTTAACTAATGACAGTAAAGAGTCAGTAATCAAAGTTTTGAGAGCTTTTGCAGGAAAAGATAAAGCCGTAGAGGAGTTCATAAAGGTAAATTCTGCAGTTGCTTTATATTCATGCGGTCGTGTTAAGGACTTTAAAGATGGCTACGAATATTCTTCTCAATTAATTTCTACATCGTTAAATAAGCTAACAGACATAATTTCACATAATGGTAATTTAAGCATATTTAAGAATTTTATGGCGATGATAAGTGACAATTAA
- a CDS encoding acylphosphatase: MLRRMKAKVYGRVQGVGFRRFVQINAIRLGIKGYAKNLDDGTVEVVAEGYEEALEKLLDYLRQGPPLAKVEKVDYEMEDYKGEFDSFETY; this comes from the coding sequence TTGTTAAGAAGAATGAAGGCTAAAGTATATGGTAGAGTACAAGGTGTAGGATTTAGAAGATTTGTTCAGATAAATGCAATAAGATTGGGAATAAAAGGTTATGCAAAAAATCTAGACGATGGAACAGTGGAAGTAGTTGCTGAAGGCTATGAAGAAGCCTTAGAAAAACTTCTTGATTACTTAAGACAAGGTCCTCCATTAGCCAAGGTTGAGAAAGTAGATTATGAAATGGAGGATTATAAAGGTGAATTCGACTCCTTTGAGACATATTAG
- a CDS encoding aminodeoxychorismate/anthranilate synthase component II — MDLTLIIDNYDSFVYNIAQAVGELGSYPIVIRNDEITVKGIERINPDRIIISPGPGSPDKKEDIGIVIDVIKQLGKRIPILGICLGHQAIGYAFNAKIRKAKVVFHGKLSTIIQNSSAVIYEGLPKEFKATRYHSLVIDDVKPPLVIDAYSKEDNEIMGVHHEEYKIFGVQFHPESIGTQVGQKIFYNFLNRV, encoded by the coding sequence ATGGACTTGACTTTGATAATTGATAACTACGACAGTTTTGTTTATAATATTGCACAAGCTGTAGGCGAACTAGGAAGCTATCCTATAGTTATAAGAAATGATGAAATAACTGTTAAAGGAATAGAGAGGATAAATCCAGATAGGATAATAATATCTCCTGGTCCAGGTTCACCAGATAAGAAGGAGGATATTGGAATCGTAATAGATGTTATAAAGCAGTTAGGTAAAAGAATTCCAATTCTAGGTATATGTTTAGGTCATCAAGCAATTGGTTATGCATTTAACGCTAAGATAAGAAAAGCTAAAGTAGTTTTTCACGGTAAATTAAGTACAATAATTCAAAATTCTTCTGCGGTAATCTATGAAGGATTGCCGAAGGAATTTAAGGCTACTAGGTATCATAGTCTTGTAATAGATGACGTAAAACCTCCTTTAGTTATTGATGCATATTCTAAGGAAGATAATGAAATAATGGGAGTTCACCATGAAGAGTACAAGATCTTCGGAGTCCAATTTCATCCTGAAAGCATAGGCACGCAAGTAGGACAAAAGATATTTTATAATTTCCTAAATAGGGTATGA
- a CDS encoding inositol-3-phosphate synthase, giving the protein MIRIAIAGLGNCASMLIQGIEYYKNKGDNYYEGLITPIIGNYKVTDIEVVAAFDISKNKIGKDIAEAIFQPPNITPKIVEMRKTGVKVSPGPVLDGVAPHMRSVFNPIQEQVNIEDVVNVLKESKADILINLLPVGSEEASRTYAKAALEAGVAFINAIPVFIASDPTGKFPEEFAKRGLPIAGDDIKGQVGATIFHRAITSLFMLRGVKVEETYQLNVGGNTDFLNMKTEERLQSKRISKTKAVTSTLDNEEEIEKEGKIRIGPSDYIPFLGNTKVAYIYVKGSGFAGMPIKVEASLEVDDKSNCAAVLVDVIRAVKLALDRKIGGPLIKVSAFYFKHPPIQAKNDEEAYKWFDEFVRNM; this is encoded by the coding sequence ATGATTAGAATAGCAATAGCCGGTTTAGGAAATTGTGCCTCAATGCTTATTCAAGGAATAGAATATTATAAAAATAAGGGAGACAATTACTATGAAGGATTAATTACTCCAATTATAGGCAATTATAAAGTAACCGATATAGAAGTAGTAGCGGCATTTGACATTTCCAAGAATAAAATTGGAAAAGACATTGCAGAAGCAATATTTCAACCGCCAAATATAACTCCAAAAATAGTAGAAATGAGGAAAACTGGAGTAAAAGTTTCGCCCGGGCCTGTGTTGGATGGAGTAGCACCACATATGAGATCTGTATTTAATCCTATTCAAGAACAAGTTAACATAGAAGACGTAGTTAACGTATTGAAAGAAAGCAAAGCAGACATTCTAATAAATTTATTACCTGTAGGAAGCGAAGAAGCGTCTAGAACTTACGCTAAAGCTGCTTTAGAGGCAGGTGTAGCATTCATTAACGCTATTCCAGTCTTCATAGCTAGTGACCCTACTGGTAAGTTTCCAGAAGAATTTGCAAAAAGAGGATTACCTATAGCTGGAGATGATATAAAAGGACAAGTAGGCGCAACAATATTTCATAGAGCAATAACCTCGCTCTTCATGTTAAGAGGAGTTAAAGTAGAAGAAACTTACCAGTTGAACGTTGGCGGTAATACAGATTTTTTAAATATGAAAACAGAAGAAAGGTTGCAGTCTAAAAGAATAAGTAAAACTAAAGCAGTAACTAGTACTTTAGATAACGAAGAAGAAATAGAGAAAGAAGGCAAAATAAGGATAGGTCCCAGCGATTATATACCATTCTTAGGCAATACTAAAGTAGCTTACATTTATGTTAAAGGTTCAGGATTTGCTGGAATGCCTATAAAAGTTGAAGCTAGCTTAGAGGTTGATGATAAATCTAATTGTGCCGCAGTACTAGTAGATGTAATAAGAGCCGTAAAACTTGCATTAGATAGAAAAATTGGTGGACCTCTAATTAAAGTATCTGCATTCTATTTCAAGCATCCTCCAATACAGGCAAAAAATGATGAGGAGGCGTACAAATGGTTTGATGAATTTGTGCGAAATATGTGA
- the trpA gene encoding tryptophan synthase subunit alpha: MSKMLVSYATLGYPKEKEYLEFIDGCVKEGSDILEIGVPPKYAKYDGPVIRRSYKQVSSWLKDIWPLLKDTRDRVKIPIIILTYLEDWLPVLDDFLSNLAKIGIDGILFPDLIIDYVDEYEKYVKKIKDHGLKAVIFTAPSVPDPLIQKVSKISDIFLYYGVRPTTGVPIPVSVDSLITRIRILVDNKLVVGFGLSDVEDVRKALRAGADGIAIGTAYIEAIEKGGVQEAINLVKYFRGVLNEF; encoded by the coding sequence ATGAGTAAGATGCTAGTTTCTTATGCAACACTAGGCTATCCTAAAGAGAAGGAATACTTGGAATTTATTGATGGATGCGTCAAGGAGGGTTCGGATATTTTAGAAATTGGTGTTCCCCCAAAATACGCTAAATACGACGGTCCAGTTATAAGAAGAAGTTATAAGCAAGTATCTAGCTGGTTAAAGGACATTTGGCCATTATTAAAAGATACTAGAGATAGAGTAAAAATTCCCATAATAATCTTAACATATCTTGAAGATTGGTTACCAGTACTTGACGATTTCCTCTCTAATTTAGCTAAGATAGGCATAGATGGTATACTATTTCCAGATTTAATAATAGATTATGTAGACGAGTACGAGAAATACGTTAAGAAAATTAAGGATCATGGGTTAAAAGCCGTAATTTTTACTGCTCCTTCAGTTCCAGATCCCCTGATACAAAAAGTATCTAAAATTTCTGATATTTTCTTATATTATGGAGTAAGACCTACTACTGGAGTTCCTATTCCAGTAAGTGTAGACTCATTAATTACAAGAATTAGAATATTAGTAGATAATAAGCTAGTAGTAGGTTTTGGATTGTCTGATGTAGAAGACGTGAGAAAGGCATTAAGAGCTGGAGCGGATGGCATAGCTATAGGTACAGCATATATAGAAGCTATAGAGAAAGGTGGAGTTCAAGAGGCAATAAATTTAGTAAAATATTTCAGAGGTGTTTTAAATGAATTTTAA
- a CDS encoding TrpB-like pyridoxal phosphate-dependent enzyme, with the protein MAIEREEILPKYWYNIIPDLPKPLPPPRDPPDAEFSRIDLLRKIMPKEVLRQQFTVERFIRIPEEVREAYLNIGRPTPLMRAKRLEEMLNTPAKIYFKFEGATPTGSHKINTALPQAYFAKAEGVNHVVTETGAGQWGTAVALAARMYNMESTIFMVKVSYEQKPQRRTIMELYGGKVYASPTNLTEYGRKVLAENPSHPGSLGVAMSEAIEYALTNNYRYLVGSVLDVAILHQSVIGQEAMKQMDILGEEPDILIGCVGGGSNFGGFAFPLLGAKRGEKFIAVGSYEIPKFSQGDYMYDFPDSAGLLPMVKMITLGKDYVPPPIYAGGLRYHGAAPSLSLLIKEGIVEWREYSEPEIFEAAKMFAEAQGIVPAPESAHAIKAVIDEALKAKKNHERKVIVFNLSGHGLLDLPNYESMMKRLSK; encoded by the coding sequence ATGGCAATAGAGAGGGAAGAAATTCTTCCCAAATATTGGTATAATATAATACCGGATCTTCCCAAACCACTCCCGCCTCCAAGAGATCCTCCAGATGCGGAATTTTCTAGGATAGATCTATTAAGAAAGATAATGCCAAAGGAAGTTTTAAGGCAACAGTTTACTGTGGAAAGATTTATAAGGATTCCAGAAGAGGTAAGGGAAGCGTACCTTAATATAGGTAGACCAACTCCCTTAATGAGGGCAAAAAGACTTGAAGAAATGTTAAACACTCCTGCAAAAATTTACTTCAAGTTTGAAGGTGCCACTCCCACAGGTTCGCATAAGATAAACACTGCTTTACCTCAGGCATATTTTGCTAAAGCAGAAGGAGTTAATCATGTAGTTACAGAGACTGGAGCTGGGCAGTGGGGTACAGCCGTAGCTTTAGCAGCAAGGATGTATAACATGGAATCTACAATTTTCATGGTAAAAGTAAGTTATGAACAAAAGCCTCAGAGAAGAACTATAATGGAATTATATGGAGGAAAAGTTTACGCAAGTCCTACTAATTTGACGGAATATGGAAGGAAAGTTTTAGCTGAAAATCCTTCTCATCCAGGATCTTTAGGAGTAGCAATGAGCGAGGCAATAGAATATGCCTTAACTAATAATTATAGATATCTGGTAGGTAGTGTATTAGATGTAGCAATACTTCACCAGAGCGTTATAGGCCAAGAAGCAATGAAGCAGATGGACATTCTAGGAGAGGAGCCAGATATCTTAATAGGATGCGTAGGGGGAGGAAGTAATTTCGGTGGCTTTGCGTTTCCTTTGTTAGGAGCTAAAAGAGGAGAAAAATTCATTGCAGTAGGTTCTTACGAAATACCTAAATTTAGTCAAGGAGATTATATGTATGATTTCCCAGATAGTGCAGGTTTATTGCCAATGGTAAAGATGATAACTTTAGGTAAGGATTATGTACCACCCCCAATATATGCAGGAGGTCTTAGGTATCACGGTGCAGCACCGTCCTTAAGTCTGCTCATAAAAGAAGGGATAGTCGAATGGAGAGAATATAGTGAGCCAGAGATATTCGAGGCTGCAAAAATGTTTGCTGAAGCTCAGGGAATAGTTCCAGCACCAGAATCGGCTCATGCAATAAAGGCTGTTATAGATGAGGCATTAAAAGCTAAGAAGAATCACGAGAGAAAAGTTATAGTATTTAATTTAAGTGGTCATGGGTTATTAGATTTACCAAACTATGAGTCAATGATGAAAAGGCTATCAAAATGA